From the Pseudodesulfovibrio indicus genome, the window TACATCAACCTCGGCATCTGCCTGGCCATGGCCGGGGTGGACTACTCCCACGTCCGCGAACCCAACTACAACGCCGAGCGCATCCGCCAGGACGCCCGGACCACCGCCTACATCGAGGAGCTCTGCAAGCAGCTCCCGGCCCTGTACTTCGATCCGCCGGAATTCGTGCCCAAGGACGACAGCCGCGTCGGCGTGATCTCCGGCAACACCTTCATCCGCCACAAGCAGATCTACTACGACACCGACGGCATCAACGAGGTGCAGCAGGAGTCCGTGACCCTGTGCAAGCAGTGCCGGGGGCTCTACAAGGTCGAGACCCGCGCCGACTCCGGGCCGCTCTGCCTGGGCGTGGAGATCCCCATCGACGCCTGCCCGGAATGCCGCGCGCGCGGCTACCAGATGGTGGAGGACGCCCAGATCAAGGGGACCTACCGCTACATCCAGCTCATCAACCGGCTGGACAAGGAGTACGCTCGGTACGGATTCTGATCCCCGCGCCGACACAACCATCAACGGAGTATCATGAAAGACTGGTTTTACAATGAATTCAAGCAAGTGGGCGTTGACTACACGGACAAGACCAGCGCCGACCACTATGACGTGCAGATGGATTTTCGGGACTACGACGAGGAGGTCAAACGCTTCGTCGACCGCCTCGCCCCGGCCGACACCAGGACCATGACCGCCATCGACCTCGGCTGCGGCACCGGGGCGTTTTCCGTGCACGCGGCCCGCTACTTCCGCACTATCCTGGCCGTGGACGTCTCCCGCGAGATGCAGTCCATCGCCGAGGCCAAGGCAAGGGAGGCGGGCATCGCCAACATCGAGTTCCATCGCGGCGGCTTCCTCGGCTTCCGGCCCGCTGAACCGGCGGACGTGGTGACCACCAAATGGGCGCTCCACCACCTGCCCGACTACTGGAAGCAGGCCGCCCTGCTCAACGTCAACCGGATGCTCAAGCCCGGCGGCTTCTTCTGCCTGACCGACGTCATCTTCCCCTTTGACCCCGACTTCGAGGTCAGCGTCCAGTCCCTGCTCGACGGGCTGGCACGCGACCACGGCCAGGAGTTCGCCGACGAGACCGCCCTGCATATCCGCGAGGAATACAGCACCTTCGACTGGGTCATCACCGGCATGCTCGAACGCGCCGGATTCAAGATTCTCGAGGCCGACACGGCCAGCGCCCTGACCACCGAATACCTCTGCGCGAAGATCGAGACCCCGGGCTAGCAACCCCCTCCGGCCTTCCCCTTCACCGCTCCCCGCCGCCCGCTTCGCCCGGGACTGCGACCGCCCCCCACGCCCTCCGGTCTGGTGCAAGACCGTGGGGGACTCTGCTTGTTTGTACACATCTTCAACGGTCGGATAGGCAGAGGTCCTTGCTGATAGATATTTTAAATAGCTAAAATAAAACATAATAAATTGTTCGATATGCCGGGCGGTGCATTGTCGCGGCCGATTTCAGGGGAGCGGAACCATGAACATCAAACATTTCGTCAATTTCTCGGAGTTGAGCATTGCCGATCTGGACGCATGGAAGGAAGACGGCGGCAAGGTTGCCGGCGTGTACTGCATCTATGCGCCCACGGAGCTGATCCGGGCGGCCGGGGTGGCCCCGGTCAGCCTGTGCGGCAAGAAGCAGGACCCCATCAAGGACGCGGAGGAGGACCTGCCGCACAGCCTGTGTCCGCTCATCAAGTCGAGCTACGGCTATGCGATCAACGGCACCTGCCCGTTCTTCAGCGCGGCCGACGTGCTGGTGGCCGAGACCACCTGCGACGGCAAGAAGAAGATGTACGAGCTGATGGGACGGCTCAAGCCGCTGCACCTGATGCACCTGCCCCACACCCAGACCGGCCCCGCCGCCCTGGAGTACTGGATGCGCGGGCTCAGGGAGCTGGAGGCGTTCCTGACCGGCGTCTCGGGCGTGCTGGTCACGGAGGAGGCCCTGCATGAGGAGATCGTGCAGCAGAACGCCATCCGCGCCGAGCTGGCCCGGGTCGCGCTGCTGGCCGCCGACGACCGTTCGCCCCTGACCGCCTCGGACCTGCTGGCCGTGCAGGAGAGCAAAAGCTTTTCCGTATACCCGGAAAAATACCTGGCCGCCCTGCGCGGGCTGCACCGCGACCTCGAAACGCACCTGGCCGAGCCCGGCCCGGTCGCCCGCAGCGGGCCGCGAATCCTGCTCACAGGCTGCCCCACGGGCAAGGGGTCGGACAAGCTCATCCGCATCGTGGAGGAGCTGGGCGCGCGGGTGGTGTGCATGGAGAACTGCTCCGGGCTCAAGGGGCTGCCCCTTGCGGTGGACGAGCAGGGCGACCCCTGGGAGGCCCTGGCCCGCCGCTACCTGCAGATTCCCTGCTCGTGCATGACCCCCAACCCGAACCGGCTCGACGACCTGCGCGCCATGGCCGGGACCTACCGGGTGGACGCCGTGGTCGACCTGACCTGGCTGGGCTGCCACACCTACAATGCGGAATCGACCCTGGTGCAACGGTTCGTCGAGTGCAAGCTCGGCCTGCCCTTCCTGCACGTGGGGACCGACTATTCCCCGTCCGACACCGAACAGCTGCGCACCCGCGTCGAGGCGTTCCTGGAACTTTTTTAACAAACAACCCGTTGAGGAGAGGTATGATGAAGAGGATTGCATGCAACAAGGCCTTGTGCCTGCTGGCGGCCTTGATCACGGTCGTCACCCTGTGCGCCGGACCGGCCATCGGTTCCGACGTGCCCAAGCTGAACATGGGCTACGTGTTCACCACCCACCACACCCCGCTCATGGTGGCGGCGGTCCGGGGCGAGGCGTTCAAGCCCAACGGGGTCTACCTGAAAACCCTGGTGCCCAAACAGAAATTCACGCTCATGACCGGCCAGGACCAGCCCCTGGCCGAGCTGACCCTGCTGGTCTCCAAGAGCGGTTCCGAGACCATCACCCTGTTCGCCATGAACCAGATGGACCTGGCCCTGGCGTCGAGCACCGCCTTCATGAGCGGCGTGGACAAGGGGACCAAGGTCAAGGCGCTCTGCCCCATGCACGTGGACGGCCTGGGCATGGTCTTCCCGGCGGGCAGCACGGTCACCGGCTATGACGACGTGGCCGCCGCCATCCGGGCGTCCAAGACCCCGTTCAAGATCGGCTACCACTCCCCGACCAGCGCCCCGCGCGTGGTCTTCGAGGGCGCGCTGCACAACGCGGGCTTCAAGATCACCGGCGACCCCAACAACGCCGAAGCCGACATCCTGATGGTCGACCTCAAGTCCACCTCCAACCTGATCCCGGCCCTGCTCAGCAAGCAGGTCGACTGCTGGGTCGGACCCGCCCCGCACCCGTCTGTGGCCGAATTCAAGGGCGTGGGCCACCTGGCCCTGGACTCCCGCGACCTGCCGCCCGAGGGCAAGTGGCACGACTTCCCCTGCTGCGTCATGGGCACCTCCGAAAAGCTCATCGCCGAACACCCCGAGGTGATCCAGGCCATGACCGACCTCATGACCGTCTCCTCCAAGTGGTGCAACGAAAACAAGATCGAGGCCGCCGGGATTTCGGCCCAGTGGATCGGCGCTCCCGCCGAGGCCCTGGCCAAGTCGGCCATCATCTACACCACCGACCCCACCGAGAACTGGCTGAACGGCGAAGAGATGTTCATCCAGATGCTCCGGAGCATGAACAAGCTCAAGGGCAAGCTCAAGGACACCGACCGCCCCGCCACCGAGGCGCTCCTGTTCGACTTCACTTTCGTCAACAAGAGCCTGAGCCACTAGGCGGGCCGTCTCCGGGATCGGGCCATTCGGCCCGGTCCCGGGCTATCCGGAGCGTTCATGAAGATCCGTCCCCTGTCCCTGGCCGTGCCGCTCATGGCCCCGGCCCTGCTCTGCCTGATCTGGCTGGTCCTGGCCGACCGCATCGACAACCAGGTCATCCTGCCGTCCATCTCCCAGGTGGCCGACATCCTGATACACCCCTTCCGCGACCTCATAGGCATGGGGTCGCTGACCGCCAACGTGCTGGTCAGCCTGGTGCGCGTGGTGCTCGGCTACACCACCGCCGCGCTCGTGGCCATCCCCCTCGGCGTGGTCATGGGCTACTACGCGCCGGTCTACGGCTTCTTCAACGGCTTCCTGAACCTGTTCCGGCCCATCCCGCCCCTGGCCTGGGTCCCCCTGGTCATGGCCTGGTTCGGCATCGCCAGCCTGGCCACCCTGTCCGGCGTGGAGGTCGGCCAAGCGTACATCTACCTGGACAACATCAAGTTCGCCATGCTGTTCATCATCTTCGTCGGCGCGTTCTACCCGATCCTGACCTCCACCATCCAGGGCGTGCGCGGCGTGAACCCCACGCTCATCGACTCGGCCCGCGTGCTCGGGGCCAGCGAGGGCCAGATCTTCCGCAAGGTCCTGCTCCCGGCGGCCATGCCGTCGATCATCACCGGCATGCGCATCGGGCTCGGCATCGCCTGGATGTGCCTGGTCTCGGCGGAGATGCTCCCGGGCTCGCTCTCGGGCATCGGCTACATGATCACCCACGCCTTCACCCTGGCGTCCACCGACATCGTCATCGCCGGAATGGTCTCCATCGGCGTGGTCGGGGCGTGCATGGATACGATTTTCCGGCGCGTCGAACACAAGAAATTTTCCTGGCGGAGATAACCATGCACATGAACGGCAACGACACCCGTACCGAAGAGCGGATCATCGACATCCGCAATCTCTGCAAGCAATACCAGACCAAGCGGGGCGATCCCGTCCTGGCCGTGGACGACGTCACCCTGCCCATCGCCGAAAACTCCTTCACCTGCATCGTCGGCCCCTCGGGCTGCGGCAAGTCCACCATCCTGCGCGTGGCCGCCGGGCTGGAACCGGCCACCGCCGGGACCATCCACTACCGCGCCGAGGCCGTGACCCGGCCCTGCGGCAAGATCGGCCTGGTCTTCCAGGAATACTCGCTCTTTCCCTGGCTCACGGTGCTCCAAAACGTGGCCGCAGGCCCCGCCTTCGCCGGAACGCCCAAGGCCAAACGCGAACAACACGCCGAAACCTACCTGCGCATGGTCGACATGCTCGACTTCGCCCACGCCTACCCCCACGAACTGTCCGGCGGCATGCGCCAACGGGTCGCCATCGCCCGCGCCCTGTGCAACGACCCGGACGTCCTGCTCATGGACGAACCCTTCGGCGCCCTGGACGCGCACACGCGCATCCTGCTCCAGCGCGAACTGCTCAAGGTCTGGGAACTCACCCGCAAGACCATCGTCCTCGTCACCCACAGCGTGGACGAAGCCGTGTACCTGGCCGACCGCATCGTCATCATGACCAGCCGCCCCGGACGCATCCGCTCCGTACTCGACGTCGACATGGAACGCCCCAGAAGCCGCGCCCTGCCGGAATTCGGCCGACTCACCGACCACATCCTCAAAGAGCTCGAAGGAGCCTGACCGGGGGGAAATGCCTCCGGCGGCTGGGGGAAGGGGAGAGGGAAACTTTTGGGAAAAGTTTCCCTCTCCCCTTCCCCCAGACCCCCATTCCCTCACCCTTCCAAACTTTTTGGGTCGCTTCGCGAGGTTGGGGGGGATATGGGTAAACGGCTTCCTTTACGGTAGTTTGTTCCCTCCGCCTATTCGCCCGGACACAAGACGCAAGCAACCCCGCGCCCGCACGGACCTGCCGAAGGCACCCACAAAGTTTTGGAGATTCTTAAGAACCTTTTTCAAAAGGTTCTTAAGCGGGGTCCGGGGCAGCGCCCCGGCTATCTGTAATAGAAGGACCAGCCCTGGGGCAGGCTGGAGGAGAGGTCGATCTTGAGGGAGCCGACGATTTCCTGGAGCAGGGTTCGTTCCTCGACGGGGCCTTCGAGGACCGGGGCCTTGCCCTCGATTCCGGCCAGCCGCTTGAGTTCGTCGATGGCGTCCGAGCGGGTGCCGATGCGGTCGATGAGCCCGAGGGACACGGCCTGGCGTCCGGTGACGGCCCGTCCGTCGGCCACGGCGGCCACGCGGGTGCGTTCCATGCCGCGCGCTTCGGCCACGTGGTCCACGAACTGGTCGTGGAGGTCGTGCATCAGGTCCAGGAGCTGTTCGCGCTGGGCGTCGGTCAGGTCGCGCAGCGGGGTTCCCGCGCCCTTGTATTTGCCGGTGGCCAGGACTTCGGGCTTGATGCCGAATTTTTCCAGCGCCTCGGCCACGGTGACGAATTCGGCGACCACGCCGATGGACGCGGTGAGCGAGCCCGGGTTGGCGAAGATGAGCCGCGCCGGGCAGGAGGCGTAGTAGCCGCCGCTGGCGGCCACGGTGCCGTAGGAGGCGACCACGGGCTTGACCTCGTCGAGCTTCTTGACGGCGGCGTAGATTTCCTGGGAGGGGGCGATGGCCCCGCCGGGGGAGTCCACGCGCAGCAGCACGCCCTTGACCGAGTCGTCGTCCTCAAGGGTCTTGATGAACGAGACGACCTTGGCCGAGTCGAAGATCATGCCCTCGATGTGGACGATGCCGATCTTGTCGCCGGACAGGGCGATGGCCCCGGGCGTCCAGCCCATGGAACGGAAAAAGGCCGCGACCCCCGAAAAGAGGGCCACGGCCAGTATGATCATCAACACCCCGAACAGAAGGGGGTGGCGCTGGGAGAAACGGGTTTTGGTTCCTTCCAAACGCATGACGGATTTCCTTATTTGGACTCTTCTTCCTCGGCCGGAGCTTCGGTTTCGGGAGTTTCCTCGACAGCGGCTTCGGCCTCTTCCTCGGCAGCGGCCAGGGCGTCACCGGCGGCTTCCTCCAGCTTCTCGCGGAGCAGGTCGCCCAGGGTGGAGCCGGCGCTGACGCTGTCGCCACCGAAGGACTTGGACTTGCCGCCACCAGCGGCGCGGGCGGGCTCTTCCTTGGTCTGCTTGATGGACAGGCCCAGGCGACGCTCGTCGGCGGACACGTGGATGACCTTGGCTTCGATGGTGTCGCCTTCCTTGTACATCTCGGAGGGGGACTTGATCTTCTTGCGGCTGATCTCGGAGACGTGGACCAGACCCTCGATGCCTTCCTCGACCTCGACGAAGAGACCGAAGTCGGTGATGTTGGTGACCACGCCGGTGACCTTCTGGCCCACGGGGTACTTGGCCGGGACCTGGGTCCAGGGATCTTCGGTCAGCTGCTTCACGCCCAGGGTGAACTTCTCGTTCTCCTTGTCCACGGTGAGGACCTTGGCCTGGACGGAGTCACCGACCTTGTAGACCTCGGAGGGGTGACGAATCTTCTTGGTCCAGGAGATGTCGGACACGTGGATCAGGCCGTCGATGCCCTCTTCGATGCCGATGAACACGCCGAACTCGGTGATGTTCTTGATGGCGCCTTCGAGGACGGTGCCCTCGGGGTACTTCTCGGCCACGACATCCCACGGGTTCGGGGAGATCTGCTTCATGCCGAGGGAGATGCGCTTCTTGTCCTGGTCGACGCCGAGGACGATGACCTCGACTTCCTCACCGACCTTGACCATCTGGGACGGGTGGCGGAGCTTGCGGGTCCAGGACATCTCGGAGATGTGGACCAGTCCTTCCACGCCGTTCTCCAGCTCGACGAACGCGCCGTAGTCGGCCAGGTTGGTGATGGTGCCGGTGAAGCGGGAACCCTCGGGGTACTTCTCGGCGATGTTCTCCCACGGATCGGGGACGAGCTGCTTCAGGCCGAGGGAGACCTTCTGGCCCTCGCGGTCGAAGTTCAGGATCTTCAGCTCGAGATCGTCGCCCAG encodes:
- a CDS encoding CmpA/NrtA family ABC transporter substrate-binding protein, translated to MKRIACNKALCLLAALITVVTLCAGPAIGSDVPKLNMGYVFTTHHTPLMVAAVRGEAFKPNGVYLKTLVPKQKFTLMTGQDQPLAELTLLVSKSGSETITLFAMNQMDLALASSTAFMSGVDKGTKVKALCPMHVDGLGMVFPAGSTVTGYDDVAAAIRASKTPFKIGYHSPTSAPRVVFEGALHNAGFKITGDPNNAEADILMVDLKSTSNLIPALLSKQVDCWVGPAPHPSVAEFKGVGHLALDSRDLPPEGKWHDFPCCVMGTSEKLIAEHPEVIQAMTDLMTVSSKWCNENKIEAAGISAQWIGAPAEALAKSAIIYTTDPTENWLNGEEMFIQMLRSMNKLKGKLKDTDRPATEALLFDFTFVNKSLSH
- a CDS encoding ABC transporter permease, which encodes MKIRPLSLAVPLMAPALLCLIWLVLADRIDNQVILPSISQVADILIHPFRDLIGMGSLTANVLVSLVRVVLGYTTAALVAIPLGVVMGYYAPVYGFFNGFLNLFRPIPPLAWVPLVMAWFGIASLATLSGVEVGQAYIYLDNIKFAMLFIIFVGAFYPILTSTIQGVRGVNPTLIDSARVLGASEGQIFRKVLLPAAMPSIITGMRIGLGIAWMCLVSAEMLPGSLSGIGYMITHAFTLASTDIVIAGMVSIGVVGACMDTIFRRVEHKKFSWRR
- a CDS encoding double-cubane-cluster-containing anaerobic reductase: MNIKHFVNFSELSIADLDAWKEDGGKVAGVYCIYAPTELIRAAGVAPVSLCGKKQDPIKDAEEDLPHSLCPLIKSSYGYAINGTCPFFSAADVLVAETTCDGKKKMYELMGRLKPLHLMHLPHTQTGPAALEYWMRGLRELEAFLTGVSGVLVTEEALHEEIVQQNAIRAELARVALLAADDRSPLTASDLLAVQESKSFSVYPEKYLAALRGLHRDLETHLAEPGPVARSGPRILLTGCPTGKGSDKLIRIVEELGARVVCMENCSGLKGLPLAVDEQGDPWEALARRYLQIPCSCMTPNPNRLDDLRAMAGTYRVDAVVDLTWLGCHTYNAESTLVQRFVECKLGLPFLHVGTDYSPSDTEQLRTRVEAFLELF
- a CDS encoding ABC transporter ATP-binding protein, with protein sequence MHMNGNDTRTEERIIDIRNLCKQYQTKRGDPVLAVDDVTLPIAENSFTCIVGPSGCGKSTILRVAAGLEPATAGTIHYRAEAVTRPCGKIGLVFQEYSLFPWLTVLQNVAAGPAFAGTPKAKREQHAETYLRMVDMLDFAHAYPHELSGGMRQRVAIARALCNDPDVLLMDEPFGALDAHTRILLQRELLKVWELTRKTIVLVTHSVDEAVYLADRIVIMTSRPGRIRSVLDVDMERPRSRALPEFGRLTDHILKELEGA
- a CDS encoding class I SAM-dependent methyltransferase — encoded protein: MKDWFYNEFKQVGVDYTDKTSADHYDVQMDFRDYDEEVKRFVDRLAPADTRTMTAIDLGCGTGAFSVHAARYFRTILAVDVSREMQSIAEAKAREAGIANIEFHRGGFLGFRPAEPADVVTTKWALHHLPDYWKQAALLNVNRMLKPGGFFCLTDVIFPFDPDFEVSVQSLLDGLARDHGQEFADETALHIREEYSTFDWVITGMLERAGFKILEADTASALTTEYLCAKIETPG
- a CDS encoding 30S ribosomal protein S1 yields the protein MENTKADETIDMEMNFADALDEYLNSDFGDLDEGTIVSGEVVKVDKDYVLVDVNFKSEGQIPVSEFTESDGTVAIKVGEKVDVFVARKNEAEGTIYLSRDKAKRMQLFDKLEELQEKDGEVVGRIIRRIKGGYTVDLGGVEAFLPGSHVDLRPVPDMDALVNQEFDFKILKINRRRSNVIVSRRVLLEEMRSEQRDKLLDTLEEGQVVQGKVKNITEYGVFIDLGGLDGLLHITDMSWKRIKHPKEMVNLGDDLELKILNFDREGQKVSLGLKQLVPDPWENIAEKYPEGSRFTGTITNLADYGAFVELENGVEGLVHISEMSWTRKLRHPSQMVKVGEEVEVIVLGVDQDKKRISLGMKQISPNPWDVVAEKYPEGTVLEGAIKNITEFGVFIGIEEGIDGLIHVSDISWTKKIRHPSEVYKVGDSVQAKVLTVDKENEKFTLGVKQLTEDPWTQVPAKYPVGQKVTGVVTNITDFGLFVEVEEGIEGLVHVSEISRKKIKSPSEMYKEGDTIEAKVIHVSADERRLGLSIKQTKEEPARAAGGGKSKSFGGDSVSAGSTLGDLLREKLEEAAGDALAAAEEEAEAAVEETPETEAPAEEEESK
- the sppA gene encoding signal peptide peptidase SppA, which encodes MRLEGTKTRFSQRHPLLFGVLMIILAVALFSGVAAFFRSMGWTPGAIALSGDKIGIVHIEGMIFDSAKVVSFIKTLEDDDSVKGVLLRVDSPGGAIAPSQEIYAAVKKLDEVKPVVASYGTVAASGGYYASCPARLIFANPGSLTASIGVVAEFVTVAEALEKFGIKPEVLATGKYKGAGTPLRDLTDAQREQLLDLMHDLHDQFVDHVAEARGMERTRVAAVADGRAVTGRQAVSLGLIDRIGTRSDAIDELKRLAGIEGKAPVLEGPVEERTLLQEIVGSLKIDLSSSLPQGWSFYYR